From the Diospyros lotus cultivar Yz01 chromosome 13, ASM1463336v1, whole genome shotgun sequence genome, one window contains:
- the LOC127788851 gene encoding uncharacterized protein LOC127788851 isoform X3 — MKDLDMGRMIGSVRQYSGLYLLSSTHSLHGRNLHVELRVYSRRGRAQDQEEHRSLTEPEQLSNLDSMNQGNTILDNSLSEAPENDLDWPIALRKRVRSCTMHLLHN; from the exons ATGAAG gattTGGATAtggggaggatgattggcagtgTTAGGCAGTACTCGGGGTTATACCTTCTTTCAAGCACTCACTCTCTACATGGCCGAAATCTGCACGTTG AACTTCGTGTCTACTCGAGGAGAGGACGTGCTCAAGATCAGGAAGAACATCGATCACTGACCGAACCTGAACAACTGTCCAATTTGGATTCAATGAATCAAGGTAACACCATTCTTGACAATTCACTTAGTGAGGCACCTGAGAATGATCTGGATTGGCCTATTGCACTTAGGAAGAGAGTAAGATCATGTACAATGCACCTTcttcataattaa
- the LOC127788851 gene encoding uncharacterized protein LOC127788851 isoform X2, with amino-acid sequence MTGNSRLFFQICPCEERWTVWIADGTQSQVAGVGTDLDMGRMIGSVRQYSGLYLLSSTHSLHGRNLHVELRVYSRRGRAQDQEEHRSLTEPEQLSNLDSMNQGNTILDNSLSEAPENDLDWPIALRKRVRSCTMHLLHN; translated from the exons ATGACCGGAAATTCAAGGCTATTCTTTCAAATCTGCCCTTGTGAAGAAAGATGGACTGTTTGGATTGCTGATGGCACTCAATCCCAAGTAGCTGGTGTGGGAACA gattTGGATAtggggaggatgattggcagtgTTAGGCAGTACTCGGGGTTATACCTTCTTTCAAGCACTCACTCTCTACATGGCCGAAATCTGCACGTTG AACTTCGTGTCTACTCGAGGAGAGGACGTGCTCAAGATCAGGAAGAACATCGATCACTGACCGAACCTGAACAACTGTCCAATTTGGATTCAATGAATCAAGGTAACACCATTCTTGACAATTCACTTAGTGAGGCACCTGAGAATGATCTGGATTGGCCTATTGCACTTAGGAAGAGAGTAAGATCATGTACAATGCACCTTcttcataattaa
- the LOC127788851 gene encoding uncharacterized protein LOC127788851 isoform X1, which produces MTGNSRLFFQICPCEERWTVWIADGTQSQVAGVGTVKLTETFHLPSVLFVPDLDCNLLSASKISHDYNCITKFSKNLCEFQDLDMGRMIGSVRQYSGLYLLSSTHSLHGRNLHVELRVYSRRGRAQDQEEHRSLTEPEQLSNLDSMNQGNTILDNSLSEAPENDLDWPIALRKRVRSCTMHLLHN; this is translated from the exons ATGACCGGAAATTCAAGGCTATTCTTTCAAATCTGCCCTTGTGAAGAAAGATGGACTGTTTGGATTGCTGATGGCACTCAATCCCAAGTAGCTGGTGTGGGAACAGTGAAGTTAACTGAAACTTTTCATCTACCATCTGTTTTATTTGTTCCTGATTTGGACTGCAACTTACTATCTGCCAGCAAAATCTCTCATGACTATAACTGCATCACTAAGTTTTCCAAAAATctgtgtgaatttcaggattTGGATAtggggaggatgattggcagtgTTAGGCAGTACTCGGGGTTATACCTTCTTTCAAGCACTCACTCTCTACATGGCCGAAATCTGCACGTTG AACTTCGTGTCTACTCGAGGAGAGGACGTGCTCAAGATCAGGAAGAACATCGATCACTGACCGAACCTGAACAACTGTCCAATTTGGATTCAATGAATCAAGGTAACACCATTCTTGACAATTCACTTAGTGAGGCACCTGAGAATGATCTGGATTGGCCTATTGCACTTAGGAAGAGAGTAAGATCATGTACAATGCACCTTcttcataattaa